Genomic segment of Coffea arabica cultivar ET-39 chromosome 1e, Coffea Arabica ET-39 HiFi, whole genome shotgun sequence:
CAACAAAATAGAAATTGATGAGAATTTTGGCATAAAGAGTTGGGTTTGTGTGGCTAGAAAAATTGATATAGTGGAGCTGTTTAAATTGATTTTAAAATCGTTGACAAGAACAAAGGTTGAAGTGGATGACAGAGAGGTTATCGTTaaaaaaattggagaaaagCTCAAGGGACAAAGATATTTccttgttcttgatgatgtGTGGGATCATGATCAAGGATTGTGGGATGACTATTTCAACACTTTGATGGGACTCAACGAAACCAAAGGAAGCTGGTGTCTTCTCACTACTCGTCGAGAATCAGTGGCTAATGCTGTGCCTAGACATTTGCAAATGAATGATGGTCCTTATTCCTTAGGAAAGCTATCAGGTGATGAGTGTTGGTCCATCATAAAAAGAAAGGTGCTCGCAGGGGAAGAAGTACCAAAAGAATTGGAAGTATTGAAGAAGCAAATTTTAAGGAGATGCGATGGCCTCCCACTAGCAGCAAAGTTAATTGGAGGTTTGTTGCTTAACAGTGGAAAAGAGGAGTGGCAATCTATTGTGGAAGAGGGTCTCATTGTGGAAGAGAGTCTTTTGAATGAATATCAAAGCCAAATTAATCAAATACTTAAGGTGAGCTTTGATCATTTATCACCTGCATCAGTTAAGAAATGTTTTGCATATTGCTCGATTTTTCCCCAGGACAATGAATTAGAAGAAGATGAACTAATTGAGCATTGGGTTGCCGAAGGTTTTGTTCTACCGGATCAGAAAAATAATAGAGTGATGGAGGAAACAGGAGGCGAGTATTTGAGGATTTTGTTGCAAAATTCCTTGCTGGAAAAAGTCGCAGAGTCGCAGAGAACATACTATAAAATGCACGATCTCGTCCATGATTTTGCAAAACCAATTCTTAATCCAGAAAGCAGCAATCAGGATCGCTACCTTGTATTGGACTCTTCTAAAGGTTTGGAAGAAAATACCATGAGGACAATACCAGCATCAATTCGCACATTATTTCTCCATCTAAAGGGTGGCGTATCTACTGACATGCTTTTAAGATTCAAGCACTTGCATGTTCTCAGATTGTCTGGCGATGATGTCGAGTCTCTACCGAGCTCCATTGGCAAACTACTACATTTGCGGTTGCTCGACATTTCATCTTCTAGAATCAGAAGTTTGCCGGAATCTCTTTGCAAGCTATATAATCTGCAGACACTAACAATGAGAGATTATGCACTTGAAGGAGGTTTTCCAAAACGGATGAGCGATTTGATTAGCTTGCGGCATCTAAACTACGACCATGCTGATGCGGAATTTAAAATGCCGGTGCAGATGGGACGATTGACTTGTCTTCAAACTCTACAGTTCTTTAATATAAGTCAAGAGAGGGGTCGTGGTATCGAAGAGCTTGGGACCTTGAAATATCTGAAAGGATCGTTGGAGATAAGAAATCTTGGACTAGTGAAGGGCAAAGAAGCAGCTAAACAAGCAAAATTGTTCGAAAAGCCAGATCTGTCCTGCTTGGTGTTTGAATGGGAGAGTGGGGATCGGGAAAGCGATAACCGTGATGAGGATGTGTTGGAAGGTCTCCAACCTCACCCAAATTTGAAAACGTTGAAAATTCAATATTTTATGGGTAATAAATTTTCACAATGGTTTGTGAATTTGTCAAAATTGGTGGAGTTGTGGATACAAGATTGCAAGAGATGCAGTGAACTCCCCTCATTAGGACAACTGCCATCCCTCAAACGTCTCTCTTTGATAAGATTGGACAACATTCGATTTATTGGAGATGAATTCTACGGTATTACTGCTAATGAGGAGGAGGGCAGATCACGAGCATCAGGGAGCGGCACTAGAAGACGCAAATTCTTTCCTGCCCTTGAAAGCCTCTGGGTAATAGTTATGGGGAATTTGGTAGAGTGGAAAGGTGCAGACCAAGTGAGGTCAACAGTAGGTGAAGCAGAAGCAGATGTCTTTCCCATGCTGAGGTATTTTCGCATTGAAAGTTGCCCCCAGCTGACCGCTCTTCCATGCTCGTGCAAAATTCTACGCGTGAGGAGTTGCTGCAATCTAACAAGTATAAAAACGGGTTACGGCACTGCTTCTGTTGAGGAGTTGAGAATCCTTTTTTGCGACAATCTTAGGGAGCTGCCAGATCTGGATCTGTTTGGATCGAGTTTGCAGCGATTGACCATCGCAAGTTGCCCAAGATTAATTAGTCTGGGAGTAAATGGACAGAAATGCCCCCTACCATGCCTTGAGGAATTGAGTATTGATGATTGCGAAGGGTTGACCACCATATCCGACAAAATGTTCCAGTCATGCCGGTCTCTGCGGTCCCTGGAGGTGATGAGGTGCCCCAATCTGGTGTCGTTTTCGCTTAATTTGCAGGAGACGCCTTCTCTCGAGAAATTCGTCTTAGACAACTGTCCCAAATTGATCCCTCGTAGTTTCAAAGGATTTGCTTTTGCCACCAGCTTAAGAGAATTGAGCATCAACATTCCCTTCTCCTCAGATGATTCCTCAATCGATGATTTTGATTGGTCTGGTTTAAGATCTGCATCAACACTCCGTGAGCTTCGCATACGAGGGTTGCCACACCAGCTTCAATACTTGGCTACCCTCACTTCACTAAGGCTGGAGAACTTTGGAGGAATAGAAGTGCTACCGGATTGGATTGGAAACCTTGTGTCCCTTGAAAGCCTACAGCTATGGGATTGCGACAAGCTTCAGTCTTTACCACCCGAGGCCGCCATGAGACGACTCACAAAGTTAACTCGTGTTCGAGTTTATAGGTGTCCTCTATTAAGACAACGATACACTCCCCAAAGAGGCATCTACTTGGAGGAGGAGATTTCAAGTGATCCTGTGAGATTTTCCTATCTAAAgttcacacacatatatatgtgtataaatTTTTTGTATCTGCATCTCATTGACATATATTTGCTCTTCAGTCTCTTGTACTCTTTTTCTCCATCTCTTTTCTGCAAAGTTATTCTCTGTAATTAATTCTCTTCTTTTGGGCAAACCTTGGTTTCTTTTCAAAGATTAGTTTTAACAAAGCCTGGTTTTGAGCAAATTGGAAGAGACCAAAATTCTGGATTTTCTCTGCATCTCGCCATTGAAAGATTTTGAACATCTTAAAAACTCAACTTGTTACCTTCTATTTGGCCAAGGACAAAATTATTAGCAACGGTGCATACACAATTAGCCTCTTTGTTTGAATGTGTTGGAAAGTGTTTCATTTGATGTGCAATGCTAGATGTACATTGACGCATTCGTCATTTTTCTGTCAGTGATATTGCCAGTCTAAATGGACAACATTAAAGCTAATCAAGAAACAGTTGTGAAGAAATTTTGCTATTCTTTGGGACTCTATGTTCTTATTGCCATAAAATTATATCAGTCTCCTTGAAGTTCAAATATGTTTGTTGAGGAACTAGAGTGCTCCAAACCTTCACCCCTTACAATTGCTGATGCATGCTTCATAAGAATGACAATAATATGGGATCATTGTTTATCATCTTTCATAAGTTTGAGAAGTTTCTTCATCACAATTACCTTGTTTTTTTGTTCTGTGAGCTGAATTACTATATTGTTACCTTGTAGACAAGCAGTGACAGCGAATAAGAAAGCAATAATGGTGCTCAAACATCAGTTTCATGTTGTTTCCCATCGTTGCTGAAGGAGGAGAAACCAGGAGGTATGATGGTTCTCAAGCATCAGCTTCTCTCGCCAAGAACTCTTTTCAACCTCCGCCCAATTTATTAAAAACACAAGGGAATTGGAGCAATTTTTTATCAAAGTATGCTTGAGTGAAAATAGGGTGTTTTTCTGCACTTTCATGTACTTTTGAACATTTGTCCTATGCTATATAGCTTAGTTTTTAATCTTTAAGATTGTACATTTACTAGGTGCTTAACACGTCATTTGATTGTGAAAGAAGCTGGTTTATTCCATTTTCTTGTACTGAATACTAGACCATGCCTTTTCTTTGCGTTCCTTAGCTGTCATAACTGAATTCATGCTGAAATGTAACATTATGATGGTATTTTCCAGAGTCTTAGAAAGCAGACCTCATGTTGCTGGACAAAGACACCACCCTTTGCTGTTGCATTTCTTACAAGATTGCCAGGGGGCAGAAGTTATTTTCACTGACTAGACAGGTTTGAAGATGAAGTTAGTAATCAATGATGAGAATTTTGCACATCAGAGAGCGCTAGCTTTGATGGAGGCTTCACCAGTAGGTGGTTCTCCCCAGGTTTCCCAAACATAAGCTTTTACTCATCTCCTGCTCGGGCTGCAGAAAGAAAGGTAATAATTTAGCTTGTTCATCTTCAGGGCAGTTTTGATAGTTTTTTATCTGCATTCTTGATATATATTTCATAAATCAATTaccaaaacttttttttccctttggtgTAGCATGCTGATTGGTGAACAAATTGAAAGAGACCAAAATCCTGTGTTTTCTCTGCCTCTCTGAACTACTGAAAGATTTGAACATCTTAAATCTCTTTAACTTCAACTTGTTACATTCTATCTGGCCAAGGACAAAATTATTAGCTACGGTTCATACCCAATTAGCCTCTTTGTTTGAATGTGCTACAAAATGTTTCATGTGATTTACAATGCTAGATGTACATGGACtcattcttcatttttccatcacTGATATTGCCAGTCTCAACGGATAACATTAAAGCTAATCGAGAAAcgattttcaaagaaaattcatgATACAATTTGCTGTTCTGTGGGACTCTGTGTACTTATTGCCATAAAATTAGATCAGTCTATTTGAACTTCAAATATGTATGTGGAGGAACTAGAGTGCTGTGAACATTCTCCCCTTATTATTGACACTGCATGCTTCATATCAATGAGAAtaatgtttttttcttttcaatgacAAAAATGTTGGATAATTGTTTATCATCTTTCACAAGTTTGAAAAGTTTATACGACACAATTGCCTTGATTTTCTGTTCAGTGAGCTGGATTACTGTATTGTAACCTTGCAGATTAGCAATGCAAGGAATGATGGCGCTCAAACATCAGCTTCGTGTTGTTTTCCATTGCTGCTGAAGAAGAAGAGCTCAGGAGGTATGTGGTGCACAAAAGTGATAACGCAGCACTTCTCTCCCCAAGAACTCGAAGTTTGCATTCTAATATGCTTGAGTCATGTAATTGGCATGAAAACAGGGTGTTGTTCTGCACTGTTATTTGTTGTTGAATGTTTACCCTATGCCACATAGCTTATCTTTTGCTCTTGAagatttttatgtttatttggTGCTTAACATGTGTTGTGATTGCGAAAGAATCtggttttcaattttcttgcaCTTCTTAAAAGATGGCATTTCATCCTTTTGACGTATCAGAATGTGACAAGTCTTGATCGTATGTTTTCTTCATCTTTTACAGGGAGTAAAAGTATGTCTAGAGACCATACTTGTAAGATTTCCTACCCTTTTTTAGCTAGACATTTGATAGAGAGAACTTAGAACTCTTGTTACTTTTCCTCTTCAAGTAATCATTTTTTGTTATCTCTGCGAAATTGCTTAATCCAGTGGTTTGTTAGCCACCGATGCTTTGGGTTCATAAACAAATCATAACAGTAAAATCTGGATGATGATCTTATTGTTAAAGGCTTTTATATAAAAGTAGATACTTAATACAAATGAAACAACGTATTTGTATTAATTCTAGATCCGTGAGATGTGCGTGCCCATCAAATATTTACATAACAAGGAATCAAGAAAGTTTTGGGCAGGGAAGGAGCCAGCCAAGTACAAGGCACTTTGCCCAATTTATAGGAGTAtattttatgaaattttcatCAGTGTTGAGTAAATTAGTCAtcctctttccaaaattttaaattagacAATTGTATTCAATATTGTGGTCGTATTATAATTTTTCTCTTCTCTAATTCTCCTACGCTGCCATTGAAGTTTTAAcaaaaatgtcatacaattctAACAACTAGAGTTGTCAACAATTGAACTTGGCACTGACTATTGACTTGGTAAAACTTACTAAAGCTGTTAAATTAAGTATTTGTACAAAAACTTTATTTTCGTCACTTTCTTTCAAGCAAAGTTGGGAGAGATGATCAATCCATAACATTCTTCTTCGATATAGGAGAACAGGAGACTTTTCAAGTAGGAAAGGATTTCAACTCAACCAACTACTACTAGAATATTTGGCCACCAAAGATAGGGTTAAAACTTTTCTTGGTTGTAGGTTAAGAGATCGAATTTCtttatttacatttttcttcgggatttcttgaaaatttcatcaATCGATACATAAGCACCTATCTAGTTCCGTGACAATTCAGTCCCCTCTGGTGCTCCATTGATCGTTTTGAGTCCACCCCATCGCTCTAATGTGAAGTAGGAATAAGTATAGAATAAGAATTGTTcagtcaacaaaaaaaaaaaaaaatggacagGTTTCAGCTAAATACCAATGAGTCCATTAGGCTACAATAtttgcaaaaataaataaataaatattgtttaatttcataaatataacttttaaccatctttttatcttaTGTATATCATACCATTAAAAGTGCTACAATGCTATCATTCCATTAGGCTACaatatttgcaaaaaaaaatattatttaacttcataaatataacttttaatcattttttgatCTTACGTATATCATACTATTAAAAGTGCCACAATGCTATAATTCGTTATTGATTCTTTGGACTACGAAATTCTTTTCTCATGTTTGCTCAGAAATGAGACATGAGACTTTAGTTTTCATTCTTCAGTTGAACTTAGACGTTTTAGACTTTTAGTGAAGCATTTCTTTCAGGTAAAATAAATTTCACTAAAgcatttaaataattatagaaaactACTGTTCTCTTTAATTTGGATCATAAAATATTTAAAGGTCAATATGGGACATGAGACTTTAGTCATATGAACTTCGACGTTTTAGACTTTTAGTGAAGCATTTCTTTCAGGTAAAATAAATTTCAGTAAAgcatttaaataattatagaaaactATTGTTCTCTTGAATTTGGATCATAAAATATTTAGAGGTCAATATGAGACATGAGACTTTAGTCATCATTCTTGAATTGAAATTAGACGTTTTAGACTTTTAGTGAAGCATTTCTTTTAGGTAAAATAAATTTCACTAAAgcatttaaataattatagaaaactATTGTTCACTTGAATTTGGATCATAAAATATTTAAAGGTCAATATGAGACATGAGACTTTAGTCTTCATTCTTCAGTTGAACTTAGACGTTTTAGACTTTTAGTGAAGCATTTCTTTCAGGTAAAATAAATTTCACTAAAGCATTTAATTAATTATAGAAAACTATTGTTCTCCTGAATTTTTTTTCGTAACGGCACATTTAGCTTCATTTAACCTACTCCTACTCTAGGAGGAAGGAGGAGTGGTCCAACTGAACTGAGAGAACCGACAGGGACTGAACTACCATTACACCAGATGAGTGCACCACGCACCCGTCTGGATTTAGAAGAAACCACATATAGTGGCACATTGATGGGAGGTAAAATTTGAATCTTTGACCATCCAATGCACAATTCATGTGATGGCCAACTCCTCTAGAGTAAGTTGGCCATTGCTCTCTTGAATTTGGATCATAAAATATTTAAAGGTCAAATATATTGATTCCTTTGTTGTCGAACCTCAAAGTAATTATCAAAGAACCTTTTGCAATAATATCATACCAAAAGATTCATAATCCATGCTATATTGCATTTTGGAAATGATACCTTCCTAGTCCTACCAAAATCACAATACTATAGTACATATAATCAGTTAACTTCTGGTCTTCATGAAGTACATATAGTCTGTGTTCGACCCATTtctttgacaaaaataaaaaacaaaaatgatacTAGTAAAAGAAATGACCATATGGTCAAAACAGTAATAATGCTAGATTCAAACGTATGAAATCCTTCGTGGACTAAATTGCAAATACCCTTGTCCCTTGACAGACTGATACTTCCTTATTTACAAAGGATTCAATTCCGCAATTACTTCAGCT
This window contains:
- the LOC113698126 gene encoding putative disease resistance protein RGA3; this encodes MADAAISATVKVVLETVISIATDRVGMVLGVKAELERLSNTAATIRGLLADADGKMHSPGVRDWLKKLEDEVFKADTVLDELNYDNLRREVKYRNQLTKKKVCFFFSFFNAIGFSSSLASKIRDINTNLERINQQANDLGLVIKYQIEAALPADAAGATTSRQTDSIIVPNVVGRSGDESKIVEMLLTPSERVVSVIPITGMGGLGKTTLAKSVYNKIEIDENFGIKSWVCVARKIDIVELFKLILKSLTRTKVEVDDREVIVKKIGEKLKGQRYFLVLDDVWDHDQGLWDDYFNTLMGLNETKGSWCLLTTRRESVANAVPRHLQMNDGPYSLGKLSGDECWSIIKRKVLAGEEVPKELEVLKKQILRRCDGLPLAAKLIGGLLLNSGKEEWQSIVEEGLIVEESLLNEYQSQINQILKVSFDHLSPASVKKCFAYCSIFPQDNELEEDELIEHWVAEGFVLPDQKNNRVMEETGGEYLRILLQNSLLEKVAESQRTYYKMHDLVHDFAKPILNPESSNQDRYLVLDSSKGLEENTMRTIPASIRTLFLHLKGGVSTDMLLRFKHLHVLRLSGDDVESLPSSIGKLLHLRLLDISSSRIRSLPESLCKLYNLQTLTMRDYALEGGFPKRMSDLISLRHLNYDHADAEFKMPVQMGRLTCLQTLQFFNISQERGRGIEELGTLKYLKGSLEIRNLGLVKGKEAAKQAKLFEKPDLSCLVFEWESGDRESDNRDEDVLEGLQPHPNLKTLKIQYFMGNKFSQWFVNLSKLVELWIQDCKRCSELPSLGQLPSLKRLSLIRLDNIRFIGDEFYGITANEEEGRSRASGSGTRRRKFFPALESLWVIVMGNLVEWKGADQVRSTVGEAEADVFPMLRYFRIESCPQLTALPCSCKILRVRSCCNLTSIKTGYGTASVEELRILFCDNLRELPDLDLFGSSLQRLTIASCPRLISLGVNGQKCPLPCLEELSIDDCEGLTTISDKMFQSCRSLRSLEVMRCPNLVSFSLNLQETPSLEKFVLDNCPKLIPRSFKGFAFATSLRELSINIPFSSDDSSIDDFDWSGLRSASTLRELRIRGLPHQLQYLATLTSLRLENFGGIEVLPDWIGNLVSLESLQLWDCDKLQSLPPEAAMRRLTKLTRVRVYRCPLLRQRYTPQRGIYLEEEISSDPTSSDSE